In Maridesulfovibrio sp., a single genomic region encodes these proteins:
- a CDS encoding response regulator transcription factor, with the protein MPRGSIIIAEDDVEQLETLMEYLSLNDFEVHGAGSALEFFEALIGSDYDVAVVDIGLPDKSGFEVVETLRQRTDMGIIVLTARDSINDKMRGYECGADHYFTKPLDCRELAAAVGSLVERLGSRPEVPIEGAPSNQSAQWRLDTLLWVLTPPAGNEAKLTEKEMNFLRILISEKGSPVTKETLMADLDYAGDELYGAGALAVMVTRLRKKIREQTGLEPPIKTIRSQGYSFSAPAILN; encoded by the coding sequence ATGCCCAGGGGCAGCATTATTATCGCGGAAGATGATGTTGAACAGCTTGAGACCCTTATGGAATATCTTTCGCTCAATGATTTCGAGGTGCATGGGGCGGGATCGGCCCTTGAATTTTTTGAAGCCTTGATCGGGAGCGATTATGATGTGGCTGTAGTGGACATCGGTCTGCCGGACAAGTCCGGATTCGAGGTGGTGGAAACCCTGCGCCAGCGCACTGATATGGGAATCATAGTCCTCACGGCCCGCGATTCCATCAATGACAAGATGCGCGGCTATGAGTGCGGTGCGGACCATTATTTCACTAAACCGCTGGATTGCCGGGAGCTGGCTGCCGCCGTGGGCAGTCTTGTTGAGAGGCTGGGCAGCAGACCCGAAGTCCCGATAGAAGGGGCACCCTCAAACCAATCGGCCCAGTGGAGACTGGACACCCTGCTTTGGGTTCTGACTCCTCCGGCAGGTAATGAAGCCAAGCTGACCGAGAAAGAGATGAATTTCCTGCGTATCCTGATCTCCGAAAAAGGTTCTCCCGTGACCAAGGAAACACTCATGGCCGACCTCGATTATGCCGGGGATGAGCTTTACGGCGCAGGAGCCCTTGCAGTTATGGTAACCCGGCTTCGCAAGAAGATTCGTGAGCAGACCGGACTTGAACCTCCCATCAAGACTATCCGTTCGCAGGGGTATAGTTTTTCGGCTCCGGCCATTCTCAACTGA
- a CDS encoding site-2 protease family protein, with translation MQLSCGTQNEKDESGPLPRLRPDLEIVVSPSGIDGAPTYTIYDPVARRFSKVGWAEAAILEQLRHPCTLDSLKEQLQSTTIRLSDKELAAFIRKADLAGLTTSSLIMPVETLMARSAASRPGLFNWLLKNYLYIRIPLLRPDRFLSESLGTARLLISKPALLLYLLLGLAGLAGLIQNFASYLNTFPYFFNLNGMLCYGFSIVILKAIHEFSHAYTAKNFGIRVPVMGIAFIVMWPVAFCDVTDGWKLRDRNQRAKIALAGIGAELVIAGLALFGWSISSPGVFNSICFVVSSTSLLSTLMVNLNPAMSFDGYFIFMDIWGVDNLRPRSFAVTRWFYRKYLFGIEWECPEKYLKPKRLWAFLIYSVYSWLYRLVLYFGIAVLMYYKFTKTLGLFLFGVEVWWFIVKPLGMEMKNIIKNKSSMQLTRPGMIILGFAAVFLLWAAVPMKRTLEAPAVVIAEEMQVVHAPSAGQLLEVNVDKGDFVSKGQVLAVIQSRKLDTAIFEIRSQLDVLLIERANLELNEEFRPLLPQKEEEITQTKSRLEGLEKEKNEQRVKARLSGQVLWWNEQLRKGGYIGKDISMGRIVGSERLIRAFVEEDRLSSVQAGDDAKFYPASAAGSFPGRVMNISPARSEHVDHIALTSLSQGMIPVAPDESGRMSMVDSYYAVEIRPDAECPVAVGQSGTVRLNTRPESLLLNWLRKGYRGLLRESGF, from the coding sequence ATGCAATTGTCCTGTGGAACACAAAACGAGAAAGATGAAAGCGGTCCACTGCCTCGGCTTCGTCCGGACCTCGAAATCGTAGTCAGCCCTTCCGGGATTGACGGAGCGCCGACCTATACCATTTATGATCCGGTAGCGCGGCGTTTTTCCAAGGTAGGCTGGGCCGAGGCCGCAATTTTGGAACAGTTGCGCCACCCGTGCACTCTGGACTCATTGAAGGAACAGCTGCAAAGCACCACTATTCGTCTGTCCGATAAGGAATTGGCGGCATTCATCAGGAAAGCAGACCTTGCCGGACTGACCACTTCTTCGCTGATCATGCCGGTGGAAACACTCATGGCCCGGAGTGCGGCGAGCCGTCCCGGCCTGTTCAACTGGCTGCTCAAGAATTATCTGTACATCCGCATACCTCTGTTGCGTCCGGACCGTTTTCTCTCCGAGTCACTGGGAACCGCCAGGCTGCTTATCTCGAAACCGGCCTTGCTTTTATATCTGCTTCTGGGCCTTGCGGGATTGGCCGGACTGATCCAGAATTTCGCATCCTACCTGAACACCTTCCCTTATTTTTTTAATCTGAACGGGATGTTGTGTTACGGCTTTTCGATTGTGATCCTCAAGGCGATACACGAATTTTCACATGCCTACACTGCCAAGAATTTCGGGATACGTGTGCCGGTGATGGGCATCGCTTTCATCGTCATGTGGCCGGTGGCCTTTTGCGATGTCACCGACGGCTGGAAATTGCGAGACCGCAACCAGCGGGCAAAAATAGCCCTTGCGGGAATCGGTGCAGAACTCGTCATTGCCGGACTGGCCCTGTTCGGCTGGTCCATATCCAGTCCGGGAGTTTTCAATAGTATCTGCTTTGTTGTCTCGTCCACTTCCCTGCTTTCCACACTGATGGTCAACCTGAATCCGGCCATGAGTTTTGACGGTTATTTCATCTTCATGGACATCTGGGGAGTGGATAATCTGCGACCCCGGTCCTTTGCTGTGACCAGGTGGTTTTACCGGAAATATCTATTCGGAATAGAATGGGAATGCCCGGAAAAATATCTGAAACCAAAACGGCTATGGGCTTTCCTCATCTACTCGGTTTATTCATGGCTTTACCGTCTGGTCCTCTATTTTGGTATCGCAGTGCTCATGTACTATAAATTTACCAAAACTCTCGGGCTGTTTCTGTTTGGAGTAGAAGTATGGTGGTTTATCGTCAAGCCGCTTGGGATGGAAATGAAAAATATCATAAAAAACAAAAGTTCAATGCAGCTTACGCGTCCGGGTATGATCATTTTGGGATTTGCGGCTGTTTTCCTGCTCTGGGCGGCAGTTCCCATGAAACGCACTCTTGAAGCCCCGGCGGTGGTTATTGCCGAGGAGATGCAGGTAGTCCATGCCCCTTCCGCCGGGCAGTTGCTTGAGGTCAATGTCGACAAAGGTGATTTTGTCTCAAAAGGGCAGGTGCTGGCGGTCATACAATCCCGCAAGCTGGACACCGCAATATTCGAGATCCGCAGTCAACTGGATGTTCTTCTGATTGAACGGGCCAACCTTGAGTTGAATGAGGAATTCCGCCCGTTGCTGCCGCAGAAGGAAGAGGAAATAACCCAGACAAAATCCAGGCTTGAGGGGCTTGAAAAGGAAAAGAACGAGCAGCGTGTCAAGGCTCGGTTGTCCGGGCAGGTGCTTTGGTGGAACGAGCAGCTGCGCAAGGGCGGCTATATCGGGAAAGACATTTCCATGGGACGCATCGTTGGCAGTGAAAGACTGATCCGGGCGTTTGTTGAAGAAGACCGTCTTTCTTCTGTTCAGGCTGGTGATGATGCAAAATTTTATCCCGCATCCGCAGCAGGATCATTTCCCGGCAGAGTTATGAACATCAGCCCGGCCCGGTCCGAGCATGTGGACCATATCGCCCTGACCTCCTTGTCTCAGGGAATGATTCCCGTGGCCCCGGACGAAAGCGGCCGCATGAGTATGGTTGACAGTTATTACGCTGTTGAAATCAGACCTGACGCGGAGTGTCCTGTCGCAGTCGGCCAAAGCGGAACCGTGCGATTGAACACCAGGCCGGAATCTCTGCTGCTGAACTGGTTGCGCAAGGGATACAGGGGCCTTTTGCGTGAGAGCGGTTTTTGA
- a CDS encoding HlyD family efflux transporter periplasmic adaptor subunit — MNNGNENTVSILSILQQLSLEGMLSKSAEELTFRMLNRTIALCPYDRSVFFEQGFSGLKLKGISGQAAVNKTSELNELWNRLAAGLLEPHRGRLLTKDDFPEGLHEDWNSYVQKNAGTAVLWFPLAGWGKHVGGLWFERWSGRQWKEQEQQLLIPLIMSYGGAWERLHPRRPFVDKVRALTRRKFAMFAILAIVLVLLLVRLPLRVVAPCEVVAEDPFIVSAPLDGVVGEVAVNPGEKVAKGDLLFEYDRRTAFDELKVAREQVLIIKSSLDRVRMQAFADPRAKSEIAILEHRLDQEKARYKLAEYNVSMLEVRAEVPGVVVIADPEKWRGRPVSVGERVLSIVAPDRTKVRIWIPEDDNMTFDLKTPVRVLLNVIPEDSLSGRLEFVGSEVVTGPQRTASVLAEAKWNESDPRVKIGLKGISVLYGEKVSLAYWLFRKPWAAFNKFSGI; from the coding sequence ATGAACAACGGAAACGAGAACACTGTAAGCATCCTGAGCATCCTGCAGCAGTTGAGCCTTGAAGGCATGCTCTCCAAGAGCGCGGAAGAACTCACCTTCAGAATGCTGAACCGCACGATTGCCTTGTGCCCATATGATCGGAGCGTTTTTTTTGAGCAGGGCTTTTCGGGATTGAAACTTAAAGGAATCTCCGGGCAGGCCGCAGTCAATAAAACTTCCGAATTGAACGAACTGTGGAACCGTCTGGCTGCCGGATTGCTGGAGCCGCATCGGGGCCGTTTGCTGACAAAAGACGACTTCCCCGAAGGGCTGCACGAAGACTGGAACAGCTATGTACAAAAGAACGCAGGAACAGCGGTGCTCTGGTTTCCGCTTGCGGGCTGGGGAAAGCATGTCGGCGGGTTGTGGTTCGAACGGTGGTCCGGCAGGCAATGGAAAGAGCAGGAACAGCAACTGCTGATTCCGTTGATCATGAGTTATGGCGGCGCATGGGAAAGATTGCATCCGCGCCGTCCTTTTGTGGACAAAGTCCGAGCCCTGACCCGCAGGAAATTCGCCATGTTCGCGATTCTTGCCATCGTACTTGTTTTACTGCTGGTGCGGTTGCCGTTGCGGGTGGTGGCCCCCTGTGAGGTGGTCGCGGAAGATCCCTTTATCGTCTCCGCTCCTCTGGACGGAGTGGTCGGGGAAGTCGCGGTCAATCCCGGAGAAAAGGTTGCCAAGGGGGATCTGCTCTTTGAGTATGACCGCCGAACCGCCTTCGATGAATTGAAAGTCGCCCGCGAGCAGGTGCTGATCATCAAATCCTCATTGGACCGAGTCCGGATGCAGGCTTTTGCCGATCCTCGCGCAAAATCGGAAATAGCCATTCTCGAACACCGTCTTGATCAGGAAAAGGCCCGTTACAAGCTGGCGGAGTACAATGTTTCCATGCTTGAAGTACGGGCCGAGGTTCCGGGGGTGGTAGTCATAGCCGACCCTGAAAAATGGCGTGGCCGTCCGGTTTCCGTTGGCGAGCGGGTCCTATCCATAGTCGCCCCGGACCGGACCAAAGTTCGTATCTGGATTCCAGAGGATGATAACATGACCTTTGATCTCAAGACTCCGGTACGCGTCCTGCTCAATGTCATCCCGGAAGACTCCCTGTCCGGCAGACTCGAATTTGTGGGCAGCGAAGTGGTTACCGGCCCGCAACGCACTGCCAGTGTTCTGGCCGAAGCAAAGTGGAATGAATCTGATCCGAGGGTGAAAATCGGACTCAAGGGAATATCCGTGCTTTACGGGGAAAAGGTCAGTCTGGCCTACTGGCTGTTCAGGAAACCATGGGCTGCATTCAATAAGTTTTCCGGAATCTGA
- a CDS encoding efflux RND transporter periplasmic adaptor subunit, which yields MIESRSNIHMKIMQTVVIAVCILLSGASSMARMDLGEGIPVVLAPRHESVLSAEIDSQVAAIGKEFGQSFNKGAVLVRLDAVPAGLEVRRARTLLEEASKELNIMEDLFKTKSVSILELEESRSQQVIAEVDLAIARQKLARCTVKAPFTGRVVKLLVNEHEWVKTGTPLVDIVNDSVLLAKFLLQSSMYGKVKTGDKVTVNIQETGQSYQGRISHIGAEVDPSSRSFEVFAEVKNDGSLRGGMRGSVLMQ from the coding sequence ATGATTGAATCAAGATCGAATATACATATGAAGATAATGCAGACCGTTGTAATAGCGGTCTGCATTTTGCTGTCAGGCGCATCCTCCATGGCCCGGATGGATCTGGGTGAAGGAATCCCGGTTGTGCTGGCCCCCCGGCACGAATCTGTCCTTTCCGCTGAAATTGATTCGCAGGTTGCGGCAATAGGTAAGGAGTTCGGCCAGAGTTTCAATAAAGGGGCGGTACTGGTCCGTCTTGACGCCGTTCCTGCCGGGCTGGAAGTGCGCAGAGCCCGGACCCTGCTCGAAGAAGCCAGCAAGGAATTAAACATCATGGAGGATCTGTTCAAGACCAAATCCGTATCCATTCTGGAACTTGAAGAATCCCGCTCCCAACAGGTAATAGCAGAAGTTGATCTGGCTATTGCCCGTCAGAAACTTGCCCGCTGCACGGTAAAAGCTCCCTTCACCGGAAGGGTAGTCAAACTGCTGGTCAACGAGCACGAGTGGGTAAAAACAGGCACTCCGCTTGTAGATATTGTGAATGATTCCGTCTTGCTGGCAAAATTTCTGCTCCAGTCTTCCATGTACGGCAAAGTGAAAACCGGGGACAAGGTGACAGTGAATATTCAGGAAACCGGCCAGTCCTACCAGGGACGGATTTCCCATATCGGTGCTGAAGTGGACCCTTCCAGCCGTTCCTTTGAAGTCTTTGCCGAGGTAAAGAACGACGGTTCCCTGCGCGGCGGCATGCGCGGTTCGGTCTTAATGCAATGA
- a CDS encoding TolC family protein, which produces MRPGFIVKFVIAAFFVAVPLMVAGCAAKKSPESLRALNAGKDLQFSKSKGQESMAEDGNSTASAPQLSGVITLDEAIAYALTHNLNAAVSKAEEDVQREMSTAAMMKMLPSLIANVERSWKSRHIPSKSVNYSTGEESLAPSISSELETATESVELSWDLLDLAINVNRWQQSGDRVKIRGLQLKRIKQNLAFEVTGAYLRAVVAKDAAKQAEKVIGYAMQRQEIINTQMEKGHISKIDGLQSSIDIAELLIRLTRYADEYKASKAELARLLGVAPNTPFELAEIDFSALPGELVMQGEEMNKEAMLSRPELFELDIEEQITSKDAEIAIMRMFPSLSPFVRYQHDANKYLTRHDWFVSGLKLSWDMLSIPEAYADQQSAAARERLVRKRRMNMAMAVLTQLRLAVIEYENYLRQVEQAKELEKLRKDLAVEVHQQVETGRLKESTLLNADQLYIVAHHARLTAAARLLTARQRILNSMAGTGMLPAKRLYQLHRIWKLP; this is translated from the coding sequence ATGCGTCCCGGTTTTATCGTTAAATTTGTAATTGCGGCGTTTTTTGTGGCGGTCCCGCTCATGGTTGCGGGGTGTGCTGCAAAGAAGAGTCCCGAGAGCCTGCGGGCACTCAATGCGGGTAAGGATCTTCAGTTTTCTAAATCCAAGGGTCAGGAAAGCATGGCAGAGGACGGAAACAGTACTGCTTCCGCTCCGCAACTCAGTGGTGTCATTACCCTGGATGAGGCCATTGCCTATGCCCTGACCCATAACCTCAACGCGGCAGTTTCCAAGGCCGAAGAAGACGTGCAGCGCGAGATGTCCACCGCTGCCATGATGAAAATGCTGCCGTCCCTTATCGCAAACGTGGAACGCAGCTGGAAATCCAGACACATTCCCAGCAAATCGGTCAACTATTCAACCGGGGAGGAATCCCTTGCTCCGTCTATTTCTTCAGAGCTTGAGACAGCCACCGAAAGCGTGGAACTCTCATGGGACCTTCTGGATCTGGCCATCAACGTGAACCGCTGGCAACAGTCCGGAGACCGGGTAAAGATCAGGGGTTTGCAGCTCAAACGGATCAAGCAGAACCTTGCTTTTGAAGTCACCGGAGCCTACCTGCGGGCTGTTGTGGCCAAGGACGCGGCCAAGCAGGCTGAAAAAGTGATCGGCTACGCCATGCAGCGGCAGGAAATCATCAATACCCAGATGGAAAAAGGACATATCTCCAAGATCGACGGCTTGCAGAGCAGTATAGATATAGCTGAACTGCTCATCCGCCTGACCCGCTATGCTGACGAATACAAGGCTTCCAAGGCGGAGCTGGCTCGGTTGCTGGGTGTTGCTCCGAACACTCCGTTCGAACTGGCAGAGATAGATTTTTCCGCTTTGCCCGGAGAGCTGGTTATGCAGGGTGAAGAGATGAACAAGGAAGCCATGCTCAGCCGTCCGGAACTTTTTGAACTGGATATTGAAGAGCAGATTACTTCCAAGGATGCGGAAATAGCCATCATGCGCATGTTTCCGTCCCTGAGCCCTTTTGTGCGCTACCAGCATGACGCCAACAAATACCTGACCCGCCACGACTGGTTCGTGTCCGGCCTCAAGCTTTCGTGGGACATGCTTTCCATCCCGGAAGCATACGCCGATCAGCAGTCCGCAGCAGCACGTGAACGGCTTGTCCGTAAAAGGCGTATGAACATGGCTATGGCCGTACTTACACAACTCCGGCTGGCGGTAATTGAATATGAAAACTACCTGCGTCAGGTTGAGCAGGCCAAGGAGCTTGAAAAACTGCGCAAGGATCTTGCTGTCGAGGTCCATCAGCAGGTGGAAACCGGAAGACTCAAGGAAAGCACCCTGCTCAATGCTGACCAGCTTTATATTGTTGCCCATCATGCGCGGTTGACCGCAGCAGCCCGGTTGCTGACCGCCCGCCAGCGCATCCTGAACAGCATGGCCGGGACTGGGATGCTTCCGGCAAAGAGGTTGTATCAACTTCACCGGATTTGGAAATTGCCTTGA